A region from the Branchiostoma floridae strain S238N-H82 chromosome 9, Bfl_VNyyK, whole genome shotgun sequence genome encodes:
- the LOC118422791 gene encoding (Lyso)-N-acylphosphatidylethanolamine lipase-like isoform X1: protein MAEKCGQHEEDSASKSLLGTRFKWCPTSLHNLAAAETKVLQYVKSRLERFYVPIPNGGRIWTLKVNPRKTDAFPIVMVHGFAAAAGFFFLNFDALAEHRTVYAFDVLGFGQSSRHKFSTKPDVVEEEFVDSIEEWRKGVGLEKFILMGTSFGGFLAASYAIKHPGRVKHLILADPWGFPEKTEQAAKKFRAETPFWMRIIAPMLPHINLLAPLRLAGPFGPQLLRAVRPDVRTKFADGFQDNTVIDYLYHCVAQPPSAETAFGTLQSEGWEWAKKPMLPRMTRLDPNVPITFIYGADTWMDSRTGKQTAILRKGSYVDIIFIQNAGHHMYAEQYRDFNRELLRVCRNTDRTQ, encoded by the exons ATGGCGGAGAAATGTGGTCAACACGAGGAGGACTCTGCATCCAA GTCTTTGCTGGGGACACGCTTTAAATGGTGTCCTACATCATTGCATAATCTTGCTGCCGCTGAAACTAAAGTATTACAAT ATGTCAAATCAAGATTGGAGAGATTCTACGTTCCAATCCCTAACGGCGGAAGGATATGGACCCTAAAAGTGAACCCCAGAAAAACAGACGCCTTTCCCATTGTGATGGTTCACGGGTTCGCAGCCGCAGCgggtttcttcttcttgaatTTTGATGCCCTCGCTGAGCACCGAACGGTCTACGCGTTCGACGTACTTGGCTTTGGGCAAAGTTCTCGGCACAAGTTTAGCACAAAGCCAGACGTTGTGGAAGAAGAATTCGTGGATTCCATAGAAGAGTGGAGGAAAGGTGTAGGACTGGAGAAGTTCATTCTGATGGGTACAAGTTTTGGCGGTTTTCTTGCGGCCTCCTACGCTATCAAACATCCCGGCAGAGTCAAGCACCTGATTCTGGCCGACCCCTGGGGGTTTCCAGAAAAGACAGAACAAGCTGCTAAAAAGTTTCGAGCTGAG ACGCCGTTCTGGATGAGGATTATTGCCCCAATGCTGCCACACATTAACCTCTTGGCGCCCTTACGACTCGCAGGGCCGTTCG GTCCTCAGCTTTTGCGGGCTGTGCGGCCGGATGTAAGAACCAAGTTTGCGGACGGGTTTCAGGACAACACTGTGATTGACTACCTCTATCACTGCGTTGCACAACCACCAAG CGCAGAGACGGCATTCGGGACCCTACAAAGTGAAGGTTGGGAGTGGGCTAAGAAACCCATGCTTCCTCGCATGACCCGCTTGGACCCGAATGTACCAATCACATTCATCTATGGTGCAGACACATGGATGGACAGTAGAACAGGAAAACAGACAGCAATTCTACGGAAAGGCTCTTATGTTGACATAATT TTCATTCAGAATGCTGGCCACCATATGTACGCGGAACAATATCGCGACTTCAACAGAGAGTTGTTGAGGGTGTGTAGAAATACGGACAGAACACAATAA
- the LOC118422791 gene encoding (Lyso)-N-acylphosphatidylethanolamine lipase-like isoform X2, whose translation MWSTRGGLCIQVRSLLGTRFKWCPTSLHNLAAAETKVLQYVKSRLERFYVPIPNGGRIWTLKVNPRKTDAFPIVMVHGFAAAAGFFFLNFDALAEHRTVYAFDVLGFGQSSRHKFSTKPDVVEEEFVDSIEEWRKGVGLEKFILMGTSFGGFLAASYAIKHPGRVKHLILADPWGFPEKTEQAAKKFRAETPFWMRIIAPMLPHINLLAPLRLAGPFGPQLLRAVRPDVRTKFADGFQDNTVIDYLYHCVAQPPSAETAFGTLQSEGWEWAKKPMLPRMTRLDPNVPITFIYGADTWMDSRTGKQTAILRKGSYVDIIFIQNAGHHMYAEQYRDFNRELLRVCRNTDRTQ comes from the exons ATGTGGTCAACACGAGGAGGACTCTGCATCCAAGTAAG GTCTTTGCTGGGGACACGCTTTAAATGGTGTCCTACATCATTGCATAATCTTGCTGCCGCTGAAACTAAAGTATTACAAT ATGTCAAATCAAGATTGGAGAGATTCTACGTTCCAATCCCTAACGGCGGAAGGATATGGACCCTAAAAGTGAACCCCAGAAAAACAGACGCCTTTCCCATTGTGATGGTTCACGGGTTCGCAGCCGCAGCgggtttcttcttcttgaatTTTGATGCCCTCGCTGAGCACCGAACGGTCTACGCGTTCGACGTACTTGGCTTTGGGCAAAGTTCTCGGCACAAGTTTAGCACAAAGCCAGACGTTGTGGAAGAAGAATTCGTGGATTCCATAGAAGAGTGGAGGAAAGGTGTAGGACTGGAGAAGTTCATTCTGATGGGTACAAGTTTTGGCGGTTTTCTTGCGGCCTCCTACGCTATCAAACATCCCGGCAGAGTCAAGCACCTGATTCTGGCCGACCCCTGGGGGTTTCCAGAAAAGACAGAACAAGCTGCTAAAAAGTTTCGAGCTGAG ACGCCGTTCTGGATGAGGATTATTGCCCCAATGCTGCCACACATTAACCTCTTGGCGCCCTTACGACTCGCAGGGCCGTTCG GTCCTCAGCTTTTGCGGGCTGTGCGGCCGGATGTAAGAACCAAGTTTGCGGACGGGTTTCAGGACAACACTGTGATTGACTACCTCTATCACTGCGTTGCACAACCACCAAG CGCAGAGACGGCATTCGGGACCCTACAAAGTGAAGGTTGGGAGTGGGCTAAGAAACCCATGCTTCCTCGCATGACCCGCTTGGACCCGAATGTACCAATCACATTCATCTATGGTGCAGACACATGGATGGACAGTAGAACAGGAAAACAGACAGCAATTCTACGGAAAGGCTCTTATGTTGACATAATT TTCATTCAGAATGCTGGCCACCATATGTACGCGGAACAATATCGCGACTTCAACAGAGAGTTGTTGAGGGTGTGTAGAAATACGGACAGAACACAATAA
- the LOC118422823 gene encoding (Lyso)-N-acylphosphatidylethanolamine lipase-like: protein MVPRWCPTSPQRLADAETRVLTYVKSRIERFYVPIPNGGRIWTLKVNPRKPETLPIVMVHGFGGAAAFFFLNFDALAEHRTVYAFDLLGFGRSSRPKFSTNPDVVEEEFVDSIEEWRKGVGLEKFILWGGSFGGFLAASYAIKHPGRVKHLILAGPWGFPEMTEQAMNEVHAQTPFWMRIFLPLLSHFNLLMPFRLAGPFGPQFLRISRPDMRTKFEDAFQDNTVIDYLYHCIAQPPSAETAFRTLQSEGWEWAKNPMLPRMTSLDPNVPITFIYGADSWVDSRTGEKTAVLRKDSYVDMIFIQNAGHHMYAEQYITTSTES from the exons ATGGTGCCCAGATGGTGCCCGACATCTCCACAACGTCTTGCTGATGCTGAAACTCGAGTATTGACAT ATGTAAAATCAAGAATAGAGAGATTCTACGTACCAATCCCTAACGGCGGAAGGATATGGACACTCAAAGTGAATCCAAGAAAACCAGAAACCCTCCCCATTGTGATGGTTCATGGGTTCGGCGGCGCAGCAGCGTTCTTTTTCTTGAACTTCGATGCCCTCGCTGAGCACCGAACAGTCTACGCGTTCGACCTACTTGGATTTGGGCGAAGTTCTCGGCCCAAGTTTAGCACAAATCCAGACGTTGTGGAAGAGGAATTCGTGGATTCCATCGAAGAGTGGAGGAAAGGTGTAGGGCTGGAGAAGTTCATTCTGTGGGGTGGAAGCTTCGGCGGTTTTCTGGCGGCCTCCTACGCTATTAAACATCCTGGCAGAGTCAAACATTTGATACTGGCCGGACCCTGGGGATTTCCAGAGATGACAGAACAAGCGATGAATGAAGTACACGCTCAG aCGCCGTTCTGGATGAGGATTTTCCTTCCTTTACTGTCGCACTTTAACCTCTTGATGCCCTTCAGACTTGCAGGGCCATTTG GTCCACAGTTTTTGAGGATTTCACGGCCGGATATGAGAACCAAGTTTGAAGACGCGTTTCAGGACAACACTGTGATTGACTACCTCTATCACTGCATTGCACAACCTCCAAG CGCAGAGACGGCATTTCGGACCCTACAAAGTGAAGGCTGGGAGTGGGCTAAGAACCCCATGCTTCCTCGCATGACCAGCTTGGACCCGAATGTACCAATCACATTCATCTATGGTGCAGACTCATGGGTGGACAGCAGGACGGGAGAGAAGACAGCAGTTCTACGGAAAGATTCATATGTTGACATGATT TTCATTCAGAATGCTGGCCACCACATGTACGCGGAACAATATATCACGACTTCAACAGAGAGCTAG